The Pseudomonas moraviensis genome contains the following window.
ACATTCATGAGTATTTCCATAGATTCAAGGCGAACGGGCGACATTCTTGCGCAAAGCGCTGCGAGGCGCGAGTGCCGACTGCGTGGAGGTGTCAATCCACCTCGCCAAAATACCAGCGTTCCTCGTGGTAATACTGGCCATCCCAGCCCTCAACCTCGTAGCGCAAGCCTCGCTCTCCCATGCCCTGTGGCAAAACCAGCCCCCATTCCAGAGACAGGCTTCTGCCGGTTTCCACATATTCGCTGTCGGAGGCAGGTATATGACCGCGGTGATATTCCAGATCCGCATAGATACAGATTTCGCTGGAAAACATACCGGGAACACAAATGGCTGCGACCACCCTGCAGTCAAGCGCATGCTCCGGTCGGGCCAGGCGTAGATGCTGCGCCGCGTCGATCAGGTGCTGGGCGCATTGCCTTTTCAGGTCGGGTGTCGCCTGTTTTCCTTCGACCATCGACATGTGGATTGGAATTTTCCAGTTCCAGTACTTGTCCTCGAGCGTGAGATCCGCTGGAAACTATCCCTCGAAATCAGCGGCCCAGGCCGCCAGAGCTCGTAAGCGGCGCGGAATGTTGCGGACTTTTTTATTCGAAAGGGCGAGGCGACGATGGGACATGACTTGGTCTTGCATCCGTGCTGTGAAATTCAGGGCGCAGGTTGCACAGAGCTGCACGGAAACACAATCTGAAAGTCATGTAGGAAAATTTGACTGGACGGCTTTCGCGACGGCGGGGCGGCCTTCTTCTGGTCGGTCTTCGTTATAAAGGGTTGCGTATCGCCGGGAGCAATGGCGATATAAGCGCCTAATAAAATGTCAGGGGTCGTTTCATGCCGCTCGCCACGTTGATTCATCGCGCCAGTTTGCCCGGTCCGCAGGTTTCAGAAGCGCAGGCGCTGCAATGGCTGGCCGAATATTACGGGCTTGGCGGCACCTTGCAGGCGCTGGGCAGCCAGCAGGATCTGAATTATCGCGTCGACAGTGCGCGCGGGCGCTTCGTGTTGAAAGTCTGTCGGGGTGACTACGCGCTTTCGGAACTGCAGGCCCAGCACGCCGGGCTCAAGTATCTGGCCGAGCACTCGGCGATCAAGGTACCGCGCGTGATCGCTGCCAATAACGGCGAAGACCTGTTGTCGCTGCACGCCAATGGCGAAGCGGTACATGTGCGGTTGCTGGAGTACATCGACGGGCAGCCGTTGACCGATTTCGATCATCTTCGTCAGGACGTGGTCGCCGGTTTTGGCCGACTCTGTGGAGAGATGGATCTGGCGCTGGCAGGCTTCGATCACCCCGGCCTCGAGCGCACCTTGCAGTGGGACGCGCGCCATGCCAACGCGTTGATCAATCACCTGTTGCCGGTGATCAGCGACGAGCAGCAGCGCGCGGCGATAGGCGCTGCCGCCGAGCGGGCCGAGCGCCATTTGCGGCCGCTGCTGGACAAGTTGCCGGTGCAGGCGATTCACATGGATATCACCGATGACAATGTCGTCTGGCAGCGCGATGTTCAGCGCCATTGGCAGTTGCAAGGGGTGATCGATTTCGGTGATCTGGTGCGTACGTGGCGTATCACCGATCTCTCGGTGACCTGTGCGGCTTTGCTGCATCACGCCGATGGCGATCCGTTTGTCATCCTGCCGGCGGTCAAGGCGTATCACGCGGTCAATCCGTTGCACTACGAAGAGCTGCAAGCGCTGTGGCCGTTGATCGTCGCGCGAGCGGCGGTGCTGGTGCTCAGTGGCGAGCAGCAGGTGAGCGTCGATCCGGGCAATACCTACAGCCGCGACAACCTCAGTCATGAGTGGGAGATCTTCCGCGTCGCGACCTCGGTGCCACTGGCGCTGATGGAGGCGGCGATTCTGACGGCCGTGGGCCAGTCCCTGCCCGGTGTCGAAAACATTCAATTTGCGCCACTGCTGCCCGGCCTGGTCGGGCGCGAATTTGCCCTGATCGACTTGGGTGTGCTGAGCCCGCACTTCGAGGCCGGCAATTGGGAGCAGCAGGGCATTGATCAGCGTTTGCTGACAGAGGCCGCAACGGTGCACGGGCTGGCGGCCACGCGTTATGGCCAGTACCGCTTGTCACGCACGCGGCCGGACAGCGCGACCGAACCGGATACGTTCCCGCTGCATGTCGAATTGCATGTGCCGTCTGGAACCGACGTGCAAGCACCGTTCGCGGGAGTTCTGAGTCAAACGGCGGACGGTGCGCTGCGGCTTGACGGGCCGCAGTTCAGTGTTCGGCTATGGGGCGTGACGCCATTCCCTGACCCTGGCGCAGCGCTGGACCAAGGCCAACGAATCGGTAAAGTCAGCGGGCCTTTGCTCGTGCAATTGTGCCGAGCAGCAGAGCTCGACGCGCCGCTGTTCTGCACGCCGTCCCGGGCACTGGCCTGGCAGGCGTTGTGCCCGTCACCGGCGACGTTGCTTGGCCTCGCCTGCGACGCCGAGCCAGAGCTGGACGCGCAAACCCTGCTCGCGCGTCGCGATGCCAGTTTCGCCCGTACGCAAAAACACTATTACGTCGACCCGCCACGCATCGAGCGCGGCTGGCGCAATCATCTGATCGACATGCACGGCCGATCGTATCTGGACATGCTCAACAACGTTGCAGTCCTGGGCCACGGCCACCCGCGCATGGCGGCGGTCGCGGCGCGGCAATGGTCGTTGCTCAATACCAACTCGCGGTTCAACTATGCGGCAGTCGCCGAGTTTTCCGAACGCTTGCTCAAGCTCGCCCCGAAGGGCATGGACCGGGTGTTCCTGGTCAACAGCGGCAGCGAGGCCAATGACCTGGCGATTCGCCTGGCCTGGGCCTACAGCGGCGGGCGCGACATGATCAGTGTCCTCGAGGCCTATCACGGCTGGACGGTCGGCGCCGATGCGGTTTCAACGTCGATTGCCGACAACCCGAAAGCTCTGGAAAGCCGCCCGGACTGGGTGCACCCAGTGACGGCGCCGAACACCTATCGCGGCGAATTCCGTGGCCCCGAATCGGCGCCTGAATACGTGCGCAGCGTCGAACATCATCTGCGAAAACTTGCCGAGCAGAAGCGGCAACTGGCCGGTTTCATTTGCGAGCCGGTGTACGGCAATGCCGGCGGTATTTCGTTGCCGGCGGGTTATCTGCAAAAGGTCTATGCGCTGGTGCGTGCACAGGGCGGGGTGTGCATCGCTGACGAGGTGCAGGTCGGTTATGGGCGCATGGGCAAATTCTTTTGGGGCTTCGAAGATCAGGGCGTGGTGCCGGACATCATCACCATGGCCAAAGGCATGGGCAATGGTCAGCCTCTTGGCGCGGTGATCACTCGTCGAGAGATAGCCGAGGCGCTGGAGGCCGAGGGCTACTTCTTCTCCTCGGCGGGCGGCAGTCCGGTCAGTTGTCAGATCGGCATGGCAGTGCTGGACGTTATGGAAGAAGAAAAGCTCTGGGAAAACGCCCAAGTCGTCGGCGGCCACTTCAAGGCGCGACTGGAAGCGTTGATCGATAAACATCCGCTGGTTGGCGCGGTACACGGCTCAGGGTTCTATCTGGGACTCGAGCTGATCCGCAATCGGCAGACGCTGGAGCCGGCGACTGCAGAGACTGCGTTGCTGTGTGATCGCCTGCGTGAGCTGGGGATTTTCATGCAGCCGACCGGCGATGACTTGAACATCCTCAAGATCAAACCACCGATGGTGACGTCGCGCCAGAGCGTGGATTTCTTTGTCGATATGCTGGATCGGGTGCTTACCGAAGGCTTGTAAGCAAGGCACATCCCATGTGGGAGCGAGCCTGCTCGCGAAAGCTGTGTATCAGTCGCCAGATGCGGTGACAGACACACCGCATTCGCGAGCAGGCTCGCTCCCACATTTGTATTCGGTCTAAAGTTCGATTTGTATCGATTTACTAAGCGTTTAAATAGCGTATTTTCTGATTTATAGGTTTTAAAGCCGATATTTATCGGTTATAAAGTCGCCATTGCCCCGGCCTTGGCGATCTCTTGTCCGGTGCGCGCGTTTCTTTTCGGTCGAATTCGTCGACCGTCAAAGCACTAGCCCGGAGATGATTCATGAGCCGTATCGTTACCGTCGCCGCCACGCAGATGGCCTGTTCGTGGGATCTTGAAGCCAACCTCGAAACTGCTGAAAGGCTGGTGCGTGAAGCCGCCGCCAAAGGTGCGCAGATCATCCTGATTCAAGAGCTGTTCGAGGCACCGTACTTTTGCCAGAAGCCGAATCCGGATTACCTGCAACTGGCAACGACCGTTGAAGAAAACGTCGCCATCAGGCATTTCCAGAAAATCGCCCAAGAACTTCAAGTGGTGTTGCCGATCAGCTTCTACGAGCTGGCCGGGCGGGCGCGCTTCAACAGCATCGCGATCATCGACGCTGATGGCAGCAACCTCGGGATTTATCGTAAAAGCCACATCCCGGACGGCCCGGGCTATCACGAGAAGTATTACTTCAACCCGGGCGACACCGGTTTCAAAGTGTGGAACACCCGTTACGCGAAAATCGGCGTAGGCATCTGCTGGGATCAGTGGTTTCCGGAAGCGGCGCGCAGCATGGCCTTGCAAGGCGCGGAAATTCTCTTTTATCCAACCGCGATCGGCAGCGAGCCACACGACAACAGCATTTCTTCGCGCGATCACTGGCAACGTGTGCAGCAGGGCCATGCCGGCGCCAACCTGATGCCGCTGATCGCCAGCAACCGCATCGGCAACGAAGAACAGGACGGTTATGACATCACCTTCTATGGCTCTTCGTTCATCGCCAACCAGTTCGGTGAAAAAGTGCAGGAGCTGAATAAAACCGAAGAAGGTATTCTTGTGCACACGTTCAACCTCGACGAGCTGGAGCATATTCGCAGCGCGTGGGGTTCATTCCGCGACCGCCGGCCGAATCTGTACGGCGCGTTGAAAACCCTCGACGGTTCCCTGGAGTCCTGATGACCACATTGAAAAGTACCCCACGCGCCGACGGCTTCTACATGCCCGCCGAGTGGGCGCCACAAACCCAAACCTGGATGATCTGGCCCGAGCGCCCGGACAACTGGCGTCTGGGTGGCAAACCGGCGCAGGCCGCGCACGCCACAGTGGCCAAAGCCATCGCCCGCTTCGAGCCGGTGACCGTTGCCGTCTCCGCCGGCCAATACGAAAACGCCCGCGCGCGCCTCGATGTGCCGAATATCCGCGTGGTGGAAATGTCCAGCGACGACGCCTGGGTTCGCGACAGCGGCCCGACCTTCGTCATCAACAATCGTGGCGAAGTGCGCGGTGTGAACTGGGATTTCAACGCCTGGGGTGGTTTCGATGGCGGTCTGTATGCGCCGTGGAATCGTGACTCGCAGGTCGGCGGCAAAATCCTCGAGATCGAGCGCAGCCCGCGCTACCGCACTGAAGGTTTCGTGCTCGAAGGCGGTTCGATTCATGTCGACGGCGAAGGCACTTTGATCACCACCGAAGAATGCCTGCTCAACCGCAATCGCAACCCGCACCTGAGCCGCGAAGAAATCGAAGCGGTGCTCAGTGACAACCTGTCCGTGGACAAGATCATCTGGCTGCCGGATGGTCTGTTCAACGACGAAACCGACGGCCACGTGGATAACTTCTGCTGCTACGTGCGCCCGGGTGAAGTATTGCTGGCGTGGACCGACGATCCGCAGGATCCGAACTATCCACGCTGCCAGGCCGCAATGCGCGTGCTGCAAGACAGCACCGACGCCAAGGGCCGCCCGTTCACGGTGCACAAAATGCCGATTCCGGGGCCGTTGTATGCGACCGAGGAAGAGTGCGCCGGGGTCGATCCGGTGGACGGCTCGCAGGAGCGTAATCCGTCCGTGCGCCTGGCCGGTTCCTACGTGAATTTCCTGATCGTCAACGGCGGCATCATCGCGCCGAGCTTCGATGACCCGATGGACGCGCCAGCCAAGGAAATCCTGCAGAAGCTGTTCCCGCAGCACGAAGTGGTGATGGTGCCGGGCCGCGAACTGTTACTGGGTGGCGGCAATATTCACTGCCTTACCCAGCAACAGCCGGCGCCGCACAAAGAGTGAGTTGAGTCGTAACAGCTTGAGTTGGTTAACAAATCAGCCTGGCAATGATTAGCTCGCTACGCATGAAAGCAAGCCCGCAGCCCGTCAGGACCGCGGGCTTGTTTGTATCCGCCGGTCGCTGTTCGGCGCGCTTTGGCATAGCTCTTGTATTGCTTCTGTTGCACTAGGGAGGGCGGGGAACTTCAACAGTTCTGTCACAAACCTTGGATAACTTAGCCGCTCATGAACGGGGGAGAGCGCTGAAATGAACGCCGAAGTGAACGTAGTCAGCGAGCGGACTGTGCATCCCATGGCCGTCAATGGCGAATCGCTCCAGCTTGTCGCGCACTGGTTGAAGTCCAATGGAACGCGTCAGATCAGAGAACCTGATCCGCGCCGGATGATGATCGAGCGCTACCCCGCTGGGCTGTTCAGCGAGGCCGAACTGGAAGCGTTGTGGGATGTGATGGAAGGACAGGAGTAACAGGGATTGATCAAAGCGCTGCCGGGATTGGCGGCGCTTTTTTTTGCCTGAATTTTATCTACAGGTATTCAAAGGTGGGAGCGAGCCTGCTCGCGAAGGCGTCCGCCCTGCCAATGACTCGTTGACTGATTCATCGCTTTTCGCGAGCAGGCTCGCTCCCACAAATCAAAACTCCCTGCTTAATCTGGTTTTCCTGCAATCGCCCAGCTAAGAATTTACGTTTCTTAGACGTTTTTCGCCTATTTAAAGACGATTCTTGAAATTGACACACTGTTAAGGGCGCGGCTACGATTCCGCCCAACGCCTGTGGCTAACCGCCATGACTCAAAATAAGGAGCAGGCCCGCCATGACGTATCCGTCGGCGGGTCTTTTTGTTTCGGGGTGAATACAAGAGTGCAAAAGCGCCGTTTCAGCCGTTCGACACAGCGCGTTTCAACCCGTAATAAGGAAAACAAAATGTTGAACAAGCGAATCAGTCTGATCGCACTGGGGATGTTGAGTGCTACACAGGCCATGGCTAACGACCAGGCCGAATCCAAGGGTTTC
Protein-coding sequences here:
- a CDS encoding aminotransferase, producing the protein MPLATLIHRASLPGPQVSEAQALQWLAEYYGLGGTLQALGSQQDLNYRVDSARGRFVLKVCRGDYALSELQAQHAGLKYLAEHSAIKVPRVIAANNGEDLLSLHANGEAVHVRLLEYIDGQPLTDFDHLRQDVVAGFGRLCGEMDLALAGFDHPGLERTLQWDARHANALINHLLPVISDEQQRAAIGAAAERAERHLRPLLDKLPVQAIHMDITDDNVVWQRDVQRHWQLQGVIDFGDLVRTWRITDLSVTCAALLHHADGDPFVILPAVKAYHAVNPLHYEELQALWPLIVARAAVLVLSGEQQVSVDPGNTYSRDNLSHEWEIFRVATSVPLALMEAAILTAVGQSLPGVENIQFAPLLPGLVGREFALIDLGVLSPHFEAGNWEQQGIDQRLLTEAATVHGLAATRYGQYRLSRTRPDSATEPDTFPLHVELHVPSGTDVQAPFAGVLSQTADGALRLDGPQFSVRLWGVTPFPDPGAALDQGQRIGKVSGPLLVQLCRAAELDAPLFCTPSRALAWQALCPSPATLLGLACDAEPELDAQTLLARRDASFARTQKHYYVDPPRIERGWRNHLIDMHGRSYLDMLNNVAVLGHGHPRMAAVAARQWSLLNTNSRFNYAAVAEFSERLLKLAPKGMDRVFLVNSGSEANDLAIRLAWAYSGGRDMISVLEAYHGWTVGADAVSTSIADNPKALESRPDWVHPVTAPNTYRGEFRGPESAPEYVRSVEHHLRKLAEQKRQLAGFICEPVYGNAGGISLPAGYLQKVYALVRAQGGVCIADEVQVGYGRMGKFFWGFEDQGVVPDIITMAKGMGNGQPLGAVITRREIAEALEAEGYFFSSAGGSPVSCQIGMAVLDVMEEEKLWENAQVVGGHFKARLEALIDKHPLVGAVHGSGFYLGLELIRNRQTLEPATAETALLCDRLRELGIFMQPTGDDLNILKIKPPMVTSRQSVDFFVDMLDRVLTEGL
- the aguB gene encoding N-carbamoylputrescine amidase, coding for MSRIVTVAATQMACSWDLEANLETAERLVREAAAKGAQIILIQELFEAPYFCQKPNPDYLQLATTVEENVAIRHFQKIAQELQVVLPISFYELAGRARFNSIAIIDADGSNLGIYRKSHIPDGPGYHEKYYFNPGDTGFKVWNTRYAKIGVGICWDQWFPEAARSMALQGAEILFYPTAIGSEPHDNSISSRDHWQRVQQGHAGANLMPLIASNRIGNEEQDGYDITFYGSSFIANQFGEKVQELNKTEEGILVHTFNLDELEHIRSAWGSFRDRRPNLYGALKTLDGSLES
- the aguA gene encoding agmatine deiminase produces the protein MTTLKSTPRADGFYMPAEWAPQTQTWMIWPERPDNWRLGGKPAQAAHATVAKAIARFEPVTVAVSAGQYENARARLDVPNIRVVEMSSDDAWVRDSGPTFVINNRGEVRGVNWDFNAWGGFDGGLYAPWNRDSQVGGKILEIERSPRYRTEGFVLEGGSIHVDGEGTLITTEECLLNRNRNPHLSREEIEAVLSDNLSVDKIIWLPDGLFNDETDGHVDNFCCYVRPGEVLLAWTDDPQDPNYPRCQAAMRVLQDSTDAKGRPFTVHKMPIPGPLYATEEECAGVDPVDGSQERNPSVRLAGSYVNFLIVNGGIIAPSFDDPMDAPAKEILQKLFPQHEVVMVPGRELLLGGGNIHCLTQQQPAPHKE